In a single window of the Raphanus sativus cultivar WK10039 chromosome 9, ASM80110v3, whole genome shotgun sequence genome:
- the LOC130500152 gene encoding uncharacterized protein LOC130500152, translating to MDPPEVLRIAKGEATVWAEAQLTIPTQISTNTSSLEWMSMDSLRICFIDGAWRAKDKFSGQRWFYKKNRSTEKLMRAMNLRRSLSALHAECEALIWAMECMKTLNFSDVVFATDCFQLVKMVSSPGEWPAFATHLEEF from the coding sequence ATGGATCCACCGGAAGTTCTTCGAATAGCCAAAGGAGAAGCAACAGTTTGGGCGGAGGCCCAGTTGACGATCCCTACTCAGATTTCGACCAATACTTCATCCTTGGAGTGGATGTCGATGGATTCCTTAAGGATTTGCTTTATTGATGGAGCATGGAGAGCAAAAGACAAATTCTCAGGACAAAGGTGgttctacaaaaaaaatagatCAACTGAGAAGTTGATGAGAGCAATGAACCTCCGAAGAAGCCTATCTGCTTTGCATGCCGAATGCGAGGCTTTGATATGGGctatggagtgcatgaagactCTTAATTTTTCAGACGTGGTATTCGCTACAGACTGTtttcaattggtgaagatggtgtcatCACCTGGAGAGTGGCCAGCATTTGCTACACACTTGGAGGAGTTCTAG
- the LOC108823910 gene encoding thioredoxin M2, chloroplastic-like isoform X2, translated as MAAAFTCTSLPPLSLRCSETRIASSPSASLSARRLFAVSPESGGLRIRLSQSLTSIQPRVPRLRRGGVVCEAQETTTDISIVNDSTWDSLVLKADGLVLVDFWAPWCGPCKMIDPLVNELAQQYTGKVKFYKLNTDDSPSTPCEYKVRNIPTILIFVNGEKKDAIVGAVPKSALTSSIDKFLQ; from the exons ATGGCTGCTGCTTTCACCTGCACCTCTCTTCCTCCGCTTTCTCTCCGTTGTTCAGAGACGAGAATCGCATCGTCACCATCGGCTTCACTCTCTGCTCGTCGGCTCTTCGCCGTGTCACCAGAATCAGGAGGATTGAGAATCCGTCTTTCTCAGTCGTTGACCTCGATTCAACCTAGGGTTCCTCGATTACGAAGAGGCGGCGTCGTCTGCGAAGCTCAGGAAACTACTACCGACA TTTCAATAGTCAACGACTCGACGTGGGATTCTCTAGTTCTCAAGGCAGACGGGCTTGTGCTTGTCGACTTCTGGGCACCATGGTGTGGACCTTGCAAAATGATTGACCCTCTTGTGAATGAGCTAGCGCAACAGTACACCGGGAAGGTCAAGTTCTACAAACTAAACACCGACGATTCTCCTTCAACCCCGTGCGAGTACAAAGTTAGAAACATCCCAACGATCTTGATCTTTGTCAACGGCGAGAAGAAGGACGCTATCGTAGGTGCAGTGCCCAAATCCGCACTCACATCTAGCATTGACAAGTTCTTGCAATGA
- the LOC108823910 gene encoding thioredoxin M2, chloroplastic-like isoform X1, protein MAAAFTCTSLPPLSLRCSETRIASSPSASLSARRLFAVSPESGGLRIRLSQSLTSIQPRVPRLRRGGVVCEAQETTTDIVSIVNDSTWDSLVLKADGLVLVDFWAPWCGPCKMIDPLVNELAQQYTGKVKFYKLNTDDSPSTPCEYKVRNIPTILIFVNGEKKDAIVGAVPKSALTSSIDKFLQ, encoded by the exons ATGGCTGCTGCTTTCACCTGCACCTCTCTTCCTCCGCTTTCTCTCCGTTGTTCAGAGACGAGAATCGCATCGTCACCATCGGCTTCACTCTCTGCTCGTCGGCTCTTCGCCGTGTCACCAGAATCAGGAGGATTGAGAATCCGTCTTTCTCAGTCGTTGACCTCGATTCAACCTAGGGTTCCTCGATTACGAAGAGGCGGCGTCGTCTGCGAAGCTCAGGAAACTACTACCGACA TAGTTTCAATAGTCAACGACTCGACGTGGGATTCTCTAGTTCTCAAGGCAGACGGGCTTGTGCTTGTCGACTTCTGGGCACCATGGTGTGGACCTTGCAAAATGATTGACCCTCTTGTGAATGAGCTAGCGCAACAGTACACCGGGAAGGTCAAGTTCTACAAACTAAACACCGACGATTCTCCTTCAACCCCGTGCGAGTACAAAGTTAGAAACATCCCAACGATCTTGATCTTTGTCAACGGCGAGAAGAAGGACGCTATCGTAGGTGCAGTGCCCAAATCCGCACTCACATCTAGCATTGACAAGTTCTTGCAATGA
- the LOC108826914 gene encoding callose synthase 12, with the protein MSLRHRTVPSQTGRPSAGGTEEEPYNIIPVNNLLADHPSLRYPEVRAAAAALKTVGDLRRPPFVQWRPHYDLLDWLALFFGFQKDNVRNQREHVVLHLANAQMRLSPPPDNIDSLDPAVVRRFRRKLLGNYSSWCSYLGRKSNIWISDRSPDSRRELLYVGLYLLVWGEAANLRFMPECVCYIFHNMASELNKVLEDCLDENTGQPYTPTLSGENAFLNGVVKPIYETIRAEINESKNGTEPHCKWRNYDDINEYFWTDRCFSKLKWPLDLGSSFFKNSRGKSVGKTGFVERRTFFYLYRSFDRLWVMLALFLQAAIIVAWEEKPDRGSVAKQMWNALKSRDVQVRLLTVFLTWSGMRLLQAVLDAGSQRPLISRETKRLFFRMLMKVVAATVWIIAFIVLYTNIWKQRKQDRQWSRAANDKIYQFLYAVVAFLVPEILALALFIIPWIRNFLEESNWKIFFALTWWFQGKSFVGRGLREGLVDNIKYSAFWIFVLATKFIFSYFLQVKPMIKPSKLLWNLKEVDYEWHQFFGESNRFSVLLLWLPVVLIYLMDIQIWYAIYSSIVGAIVGLFDHLGEIRDMGQLRLRFQFFASAIQFNLMPEEQLLNARGFGNKLKDAIHRLKLRYGFGRPFKKLESNQVEANKFALIWNEIILAFREEDIVSDREVELLELPKNSWNVSVIRWPCFLLCNELLLALSQAKELVDAPDKWLWHKICKNEYRRCAVVEAYDSIKHLLLSIIKIDTEEHKIITIFFQMIEVSIQGEQFTKTFKVDLLPKMYETLQKLVGLLNAEKPDIERVVNVLQSIYEIATRQFFIEKKTTEQLSNEGLTPHDPASKLLFQNAVRLPDASNEDFFRQVRRLHTILTSRDSMHSVPVNLEARRRIAFFSNSLFMNLPHAPQVEKMLAFSVLTPYYSEEVVYSKEQLKNETEDGISTLYYLQTIYADEWKNFKERMRREGIKTDVELWTTKLRELRLWASYRGQTLARTVRGMMYYYRALKMLAFLDSASEMDIREDAQELGSMRSSQGNGRLDGVDDVNGGSSLSRATSSVSMLYKGHEHGTALMKFTYVVACQIYGSQKAKKEPQAEEILYLMKQNEALRIAYVDEVHAGRGETEYYSVLVKYDHTLEKEVEIFRVKLPGPLKLGEGKPENQNHAMIFTRGDAVQTIDMNQDNYFEEALKMRNLLQEFRKSHGIRKPTILGVREHIFTGSVSSLAWFMSAQETSFVTLGQRVLANPLKVRMHYGHPDVFDRFWFLSRGGISKASRVINISEDIFAGFNCTLRGGNVTHHEYIQVGKGRDVGLNQISMFEAKVASGNGEQVLSRDVYRLGHRLDFFRMLSFFYTTVGFFFNTMMVILTVYAFLWGRVYLALSGVEKSALADSTDTNAALAVILNQQFIVQLGLFTALPMIVEWSLEEGFLLAIWNFIRMQIQLSSVFYTFSMGTRAHYFGRTILHGGAKYRATGRGFVVEHKSFTENYRLYARSHFVKAIELGLILIVYATHSPIAKDSLIYIAMTLTSWFLVISWILAPFVFNPSGFDWLKTVYDFEGFMNWIWYQGRISTKSEQSWEIWWYEEQDHLRTTGIPGRVVEIILDLRFFFFQYGIVYQLKIASGSTSILVYLLSWIYIFAVFVFFLIIQYARDKYSARNHIRYRLVQFLLIVFGILVIVALLEFTHFSFVDIFTSLLAFVPTGWGILLIAQALRPALTKFRLIWNAVVSLARVYDILFGILIMVPVAFMSWMPGFQSMQTRILFNEAFSRGLRIMQIVTGKKSKGDV; encoded by the exons ATGAGCCTCCGCCACCGCACCGTCCCATCTCAAACCGGACGGCCGTCGGCGGGGGGAACCGAGGAGGAGCCCTACAACATCATCCCCGTCAACAACCTCCTCGCCGACCACCCTTCCCTCCGCTACCCCGAGGTccgcgccgccgccgccgctcTCAAAACCGTCGGAGACCTCCGCCGTCCTCCCTTCGTCCAATGGCGCCCTCACTACGACCTCCTCGACTGGCTCGCCCTCTTCTTCGGCTTCCAGAAGGACAACGTCCGCAACCAGCGCGAGCACGTCGTCCTCCACCTCGCCAACGCCCAGATGCGCCTCTCCCCTCCCCCCGACAACATCGACTCCCTCGATCCCGCCGTCGTCCGCCGCTTCCGCCGCAAGCTCCTCGGGAACTACTCCAGCTGGTGCTCCTACCTCGGGAGGAAATCGAACATCTGGATCTCGGATCGGAGCCCCGATTCGAGGCGGGAGCTTCTCTACGTCGGTCTCTACCTCCTCGTGTGGGGCGAGGCCGCGAATCTTAGGTTCATGCCCGAGTGCGTCTGTTACATCTTCCACAATATGGCCTCGGAGCTTAACAAGGTGTTGGAGGATTGCCTCGACGAGAACACGGGGCAGCCTTATACGCCTACTCTCTCTGGGGAGAACGCTTTCCTAAACGGCGTCGTTAAACCTATTTACGAGACGATCCGAGCTGAGATTAATGAGAGCAAGAACGGGACGGAGCCGCATTGTAAGTGGAGGAACTATGATGATATTAATGAGTATTTCTGGACGGATAGGTGTTTCAGTAAGTTGAAATGGCCGCTTGATTTGGGGAGCAGTTTCTTCAAGAATAGTAGAGGGAAGAGCGTTGGGAAGACCGGTTTTGTGGAGCGGAGGACGTTTTTTTATCTCTACAGGAGCTTTGATAGGCTTTGGGTGATGCTTGCTTTGTTCCTTCAAGCCGCCATTATAGTTGCTTGGGAGGAGAAGCCGGATAGAGGGTCGGTGGCAAAGCAGATGTGGAATGCCTTGAAGTCGAGAGATGTTCAGGTGAGGCTTTTGACAGTTTTCTTGACGTGGAGTGGGATGAGACTACTGCAGGCTGTGCTGGACGCTGGTTCGCAACGGCCCCTCATTTCTAGAGAGACCAAACGGCTGTTTTTCAGAATGTTGATGAAGGTTGTAGCTGCCACGGTTTGGATTATAGCCTTTATTGTTCTCTACACGAACATCTGGAAGCAGAGGAAGCAAGATAGACAGTGGTCCAGAGCCGCGAATGACAAGATCTACCAATTCCTTTACGCCGTGGTGGCATTCTTGGTCCCTGAGATCCTGGCTTTGGCTCTGTTTATAATCCCGTGGATAAGGAACTTTCTGGAAGAGAGCAATTGGAAAATATTCTTTGCTTTAACTTGGTGGTTCCAGGGTAAAAGCTTTGTGGGTCGAGGTTTGAGAGAGGGTTTGGTGGACAACATCAAGTACTCGGCGTTCTGGATCTTTGTCCTAGCAACGAAGTTCATTTTCAGCTACTTCCTGCAGGTTAAACCAATGATTAAACCCTCGAAGCTGCTATGGAACTTAAAGGAGGTAGATTATGAGTGGCATCAGTTCTTTGGCGAGAGCAATAGGTTTTCTGTCTTGTTATTATGGCTGCCAGTGGTGTTGATATACCTGATGGATATCCAAATTTGGTACGCAATCTATTCGTCGATTGTTGGTGCTATTGTTGGGTTGTTTGATCATCTGGGGGAGATCAGGGACATGGGACAGCTTAGGCTGAGGTTTCAGTTCTTTGCTAGCGCTATTCAGTTCAACCTAATGCCTGAGGAACAACTCCTGAATGCTAGAGGCTTTGGTAACAAGCTTAAGGACGCCATTCATAG ATTGAAGCTGAGGTATGGATTTGGGCGGCCGTTTAAGAAACTCGAGTCTAATCAGGTTGAAGCCAACAAGTTTGCGTTGATCTGGAATGAGATAATCTTAGCTTTCAGAGAAGAGGATATAGTCTCTGATCGAGAAGTAGAGCTACTGGAGCTGCCAAAGAATTCGTGGAATGTGTCAGTTATCCGCTGGCCGTGTTTCCTGCTGTGCAACGAGCTTTTACTTGCACTGAGCCAGGCGAAAGAGCTGGTTGATGCTCCTGATAAATGGCTGTGGCACAAGATATGCAAGAATGAGTACAGGCGTTGTGCTGTTGTTGAGGCATATGACAGCATCAAACATCTGCTGCTCTCAATCATCAAGATTGACACCGAAGAACATAAAATCATTACGATCTTCTTCCAGATGATTGAGGTCTCTATTCAGGGTGAGCAGTTCACCAAGACCTTTAAAGTGGACCTTCTGCCAAAGATGTACGAGACACTTCAGAAGTTGGTTGGGCTACTGAATGCTGAGAAGCCAGATATTGAGCGAGTGGTGAATGTTTTGCAGTCGATTTATGAGATTGCAACACGACAGTTCTTCATAGAGAAGAAGACAACTGAACAGCTATCTAATGAGGGGTTGACTCCTCATGATCCAGCCTCCAAGTTACTGTTTCAGAACGCTGTTAGGCTTCCCGATGCAAGCAATGAAGACTTCTTTCGGCAGGTTAGGCGGTTACACACAATTCTCACTTCTAGGGACTCTATGCACAGCGTCCCTGTGAATCTAGAGGCGAGACGGCGGATTGCCTTCTTCAGCAATTCGCTCTTCATGAACTTGCCTCATGCACCTCAGGTGGAGAAAATGTTGGCGTTCAGTGTTCTGACTCCATACTACAGCGAGGAAGTTGTATACAGCAAAGAACAGCTCAAAAACGAGACTGAGGAtgggatttcaaccttgtatTACCTGCAGACGATTTATGCTGACGAATGGAAAAATTTTAAGGAACGGATGCGTAGGGAAGGTATAAAGACAGATGTTGAGTTGTGGACAACCAAGCTGAGAGAGCTCAGGCTTTGGGCTTCCTACAGAGGTCAGACTTTGGCACGTACAGTTCGAGGAATGATGTACTATTACAGGGCTCTTAAGATGCTTGCTTTTCTTGACTCTGCGTCTGAAATGGACATTCGGGAGGATGCTCAGGAGCTTGGTTCAATGAGGAGTTCGCAGGGAAATGGTCGACTGGATGGGGTTGACGATGTAAATGGTGGATCTTCTCTAAGCAGAGCAACTAGCTCCGTGAGCATGCTGTATAAAGGCCATGAGCATGGGACTGCATTGATGAAATTCACATATGTCGTGGCGTGCCAGATCTATGGGTCTCAAAAAGCAAAGAAGGAGCCTCAGGCAGAGGAAATTCTGTATCTTATGAAGCAAAATGAAGCCCTCCGTATTGCGTATGTGGATGAGGTGCATGCGGGCAGGGGAGAGACAGAGTATTACTCAGTTCTGGTGAAATACGATCACACGTTGGAGAAGGAAGTGGAGATATTCCGTGTGAAGCTGCCTGGTCCGTTGAAGCTGGGTGAGGGAAAGCCAGAGAACCAGAATCATGCAATGATCTTTACCCGTGGTGATGCTGTTCAGACCATAGATATGAACCAGGATAATTATTTTGAGGAGGCTCTCAAGATGAGAAATTTGCTCCAGGAGTTTAGAAAATCTCATGGGATCAGAAAGCCAACTATTCTCGGTGTCCGGGAGCACATCTTCACGGGCTCTGTCTCGTCTCTGGCGTGGTTCATGTCTGCTCAGGAGACTAGTTTTGTCACTCTTGGTCAGCGTGTTCTTGCCAACCCGCTTAAGGTCAGAATGCATTATGGTCACCCCGATGTTTTTGACAGATTCTGGTTCTTGAGTCGAGGTGGTATCAGCAAAGCTTCCAGAGTCATAAATATCAGTGAAGACATCTTCGCCGGGTTTAATTGCACATTGCGAGGCGGTAACGTCACCCACCACGAGTATATTCAG GTTGGGAAGGGCCGGGATGTTGGATTGAATCAAATATCAATGTTTGAGGCTAAGGTAGCCAGTGGGAATGGAGAGCAGGTTCTTAGCCGAGATGTGTACAGGCTGGGTCATAGGCTCGATTTCTTCAGAATGTTATCATTTTTCTACACAACGGTCGGGTTTTTCTTCAACACGATGATGGTCATTCTTACGGTTTACGCTTTCCTCTGGGGCCGGGTTTATCTCGCGCTGAGCGGTGTTGAGAAGTCCGCTCTAGCAGACAGTACAGACACCAACGCAGCGCTTGCTGTGATACTGAACCAGCAGTTCATCGTTCAGCTTGGTCTGTTCACTGCCCTGCCAATGATTGTGGAATGGTCTCTCGAGGAGGGTTTCCTTCTAGCTATATGGAATTTCATTCGGATGCAGATTCAGCTTTCCTCTGTCTTCTACACATTCTCAATGGGGACCAGAGCTCACTATTTTGGTCGAACCATTCTCCATGGTGGAGCAAAGTACAGAGCCACTGGACGTGGATTTGTTGTCGAGCACAAGAGTTTCACCGAGAACTACCGACTCTATGCACGCAGTCACTTTGTGAAGGCCATCGAGCTCGGGCTGATCCTCATAGTCTATGCTACGCACAGTCCCATCGCCAAAGACTCATTGATCTACATAGCCATGACTCTCACCAGTTGGTTCCTCGTGATATCATGGATACTGGCCCCATTTGTGTTCAACCCGTCAGGATTCGACTGGCTTAAGACGGTCTATGACTTCGAAGGCTTCATGAACTGGATCTGGTATCAAGGCAGAATCTCAACGAAATCGGAACAGAGCTGGGAGATATGGTGGTATGAGGAACAGGACCACCTGAGAACCACCGGTATACCAGGAAGAGTTGTGGAGATAATCTTGGACCTTCGGTTTTTCTTCTTCCAGTACGGGATTGTTTACCAGCTCAAAATCGCAAGCGGATCAACCAGCATTCTCGTCTACTTGTTGTCATGGATATACATCTTTGCAGTGTTTGTGTTCTTCCTGATAATCCAGTACGCCCGTGACAAGTACTCTGCGAGAAACCACATACGGTACAGGCTCGTTCAGTTCCTCCTGATCGTGTTTGGTATTCTGGTGATTGTTGCTCTGCTAGAGTTCACGCATTTCAGCTTCGTGGATATCTTCACGAGTCTTCTTGCGTTCGTCCCAACCGGATGGGGAATCTTGCTGATCGCACAGGCTTTAAGGCCAGCGCTGACGAAGTTTAGGCTTATCTGGAACGCGGTTGTCTCCCTTGCTAGGGTATATGACATACTGTTCGGGATACTCATCATGGTTCCCGTAGCGTTCATGTCGTGGATGCCTGGGTTTCAATCAATGCAAACAAGGATCTTATTCAATGAAGCCTTTAGCAGAGGGCTTCGTATCATGCAGATTGTCACTGGGAAGAAATCAAAAGGCGATGTCTaa
- the LOC108826915 gene encoding two pore calcium channel protein 1 has product MEDPLIGRESRGGGTDRIVRRSEAIAHGTTFQKAAALVDLAEDGIGLPEQILDQSSFGESAKYYFIYTRLDLIWSLNYFALILINFFEQPLWCENKPTPSCKDRDYYYLGELPYLTNAESIIFEVLTLVILLVHTFFPISYEGSRIFWTSRLNLVKVACVVVLIVDVLVDILYLSPVAFDFLPFRIAPYVRVIIFILSIRELRDSLVLLSGMLGTYLNILALWMLFLLFASWIAFVMFEDTQQGLTVFTSYGATLYQMFILFTTSNNPDVWIRAYKSSRWSSLFFVLYVLIGVYFVTNLILAVVYDSFKEQLAKQVSGMDQMKRRMLEKAFGLIDKDKTGQIDKEQCIKLFEQLTNYRTLPKISKEEFGLIFDELDDTRDFKINKDEFADLCQAIALRFQKEEVPSLFENLPQIYHSALSQQLRAFVRSPNFGYAISFILVVNFIAVVVETTLDIEESSAQKPWQVAEFVFGWIYVLEMALKIYSYGFENYWRDGQNRFDFIVTWVIVIGETATFITPDENTFFSNGEWIRYLLLARMLRLIRLLMHVQRYRAFIATFITLIPSLMPYLGTIFCVLCIYCSIGVQIFGGLVNAGNKQLFKTEMAEDDYLLFNFNDYPNGMVTLFNLLVMGNWQVWMESYKDLTGTWWSITYFVSFYIITVLLLLNLVVAFVLEAFFTELDLEEEEKCQGQDSQERRNRRRSAGSKSRSQRVDTLLHHMLGDELSKPECSTTAATDT; this is encoded by the exons atggaagatCCTTTGATAGGTAGAGAGAGTCGTGGTGGTGGTACGGATCGGATTGTTCGTAGATCAGAAGCTATCGCTCATGGTACCACCTTTCAGAAAGCTGCTGCTCTCGTCGATCTG GCTGAAGATGGTATAGGTCTACCTGAGCAAATACTTGACCAGTCCAGCTTCGGAGAGTCTGCCAAGTACTACTTTATCTACACACGATTAGATCTCATCTGGTCTCTCAACTATTTCGCTCTCATTTTGATTAACTTCTTTGAG CAACCATTGTGGTGTGAAAATAAGCCTACGCCGTCTTGCAAAGACAGAGATTACTATTACCTTGGGGAGTTACCCTACTTGACCAATGCAGAATCCATTATCTTTGAG GTACTTACCCTGGTTATACTACTTGTACATACTTTTTTCCCAATCTCCTATGAAGGGTCCCGTATCTTTTGGACAAGCCGCCTTAACCTAGTGAAG GTTGCTTGCGTGGTAGTTTTGATTGTTGATGTGCTCGTTGACATTCTATACTTGTCTCCAGTGGCTTTCGATTTTCTTCCTTTTAGAATCGCCCCATATGTCAGAGTTATCATATTCATCCTCAGCATAAG GGAACTTCGAGACAGCCTCGTCCTTCTTTCTGGAATGCTTGGCACATACTTGAATATCTTG GCTCTATGGATGCTGTTCCTTCTCTTTGCCAGTTGGATTGCTTTTGTTATGTTTGAGGATACACAACAAGGACTCACGGTCTTCACGTCTTACGGTGCAACTCTTTACCAGATGTTTATTTTGTTCACAACATCCAACAATCCTGATGTCTGGATTCGTGCTTACAA gtCTTCACGCTGGTCTTCGTTGTTCTTCGTGCTCTACGTACTAATTGGCGTCTACTTTGTCACGAACTTGATTCTTGCCGTTGTTTATGACAGTTTCAAAGAACAG CTCGCAAAGCAAGTATCTGGAATGGATCAAATGAAGAGAAGAATGCTGGAGAAAGCCTTTGGTCTTATAGACAAAGAC AAAACCGGGCAGATTGATAAGGAGCAATGCATTAAGCTCTTTGAACAGTTGACTAATTACAG GACGTTGCCAAAGATATCAAAAGAAGAATTCGGATTGATATTTGATGAGCTTGATGATACTCGTGACTTCAAG ATCAACAAGGATGAGTTTGCTGACCTCTGCCAAGCCATTGCTCTTAGATTCCAAAAGGAGGAAGTT CCATCTCTCTTTGAGAACCTCCCGCAAATTTACCATTCGGCCTTATCACAACAACTGAGAGCCTTTGTTCGAAGCCCAAACTTTGGATATGCTATTTCTTTCATCCTCGTTGTGAACTTCATTGCTGTCGTTGTTGAAACTACG CTTGATATTGAAGAAAGCTCCGCTCAGAAGCCCTGGCAGGTTGCCGAGTTTGTCTTCG GATGGATATATGTGTTGGAGATGGCTTTGAAGATCTATTCATATGGATTTGAGAATTATTGGAGGGATGGCCAAAACCGGTTTGATTTTATAGTCACATGGGTCATAG TTATTGGTGAAACAGCTACCTTCATAACTCCAGATGAGAACACTTTCTTCTCAAACGGAGAATG GATCCGATACCTTCTCCTTGCAAGAATGTTAAGACTGATAAGGCTTCTTATGCACGTCCAGAGATACCGAGCATTTATTGCGACATTCATCACTCTTATTCCAAGTTTGATGCCATATTTAGGGACCATCTTCTGCGTGCTGTGTATCTACTGCTCTATTGGTGTACAG ATCTTTGGTGGGCTTGTGAATGCTGGGAACAAACAACTCTTCAAAACTGAGATGGCTGAGGATGA CTATCTACTGTTCAACTTCAATGACTATCCCAATGGAATGGTCACACTCTTCAATCTGCTAGTGATGGGGAACTGGCAAGTCTGGATGGAG AGCTATAAAGATTTGACGGGGACTTGGTGGAGCATTACGTATTTCGTCAGTTTCTACATCATCACTGTTTTACTCCTGTTGAACTTG GTTGTTGCCTTTGTCTTGGAGGCTTTCTTTACTGAGTTGGATCTGGAGGAAGAGGAGAAATGTCAAGGACAG GATTCTCAAGAAAGAAGAAACCGGCGTCGATCTGCAGG GTCGAAGTCTAGGAGTCAAAGAGTTGACACACTTCTTCATCACATGTTGGGTGATGAACTCAGCAAACCAGAGTGCTCTACTACTGCTGCTACTGATACATAA
- the LOC108826477 gene encoding CASP-like protein 1C1, which translates to MVKLTKRIGALVLRLVAFGAALAALIVMVTSRERASFFAVSLEAKYTDMAAFKYFVIANAVVSVYSFLVMFLPKESLLWKFVVVLDLVMTMLLTSSLSAALAVAQVGKKGNANAGWLPICGQVPKFCDQVTGALIAGFVALVLYVLLLLYSLHSVVDPFLLQKS; encoded by the exons atggtgaagtTGACAAAGAGAATAGGAGCGCTTGTGCTGCGATTAGTGGCCTTTGGGGCGGCTCTCGCTGCTTTGATCGTTATGGTCACTAGCCGCGAGAGAGCTTCCTTCTTTGCCGTCTCTCTTGAAGCTAAGTACACCGATATGGCTGCTTTTAA GTATTTTGTGATCGCAAACGCTGTCGTGAGTGTTTATAGCTTTTTAGTTATGTTTCTTCCTAAGGAGAGTTTACTCTGGAAGTTCGTCGTCGTCTTGGATTTG GTGATGACAATGCTACTAACGTCAAGCTTATCAGCTGCGTTAGCGGTTGCGCAAGTGGGAAAGAAAGGAAACGCAAACGCAGGTTGGCTTCCAATTTGCGGCCAAGTTCCAAAGTTTTGCGATCAGGTCACGGGAGCTCTCATTGCCGGCTTCGTTGCACTCGTCCTCTACGTCTTGTTACTCTTATACTCTCTTCACTCGGTCGTCGATCCTTTTCTTCTCCAGAAATCTTGA